A stretch of Gloeocapsopsis sp. IPPAS B-1203 DNA encodes these proteins:
- a CDS encoding DUF4079 domain-containing protein: protein MFNLTEVLEAIALWFRSLGIPEPIVHWGHPAMMAIVIFVMGSFVGFAGWRGRVATDKAITSKSLADHRTLAPWMFLFMALGYIGGVLSLVMQRQPIRESPHFWTGSSLLVLLLVNAAIALFGFGRDQGTLRTIHAYFGSTVLGLMVLHAVFGLKLGLAI from the coding sequence ATGTTTAACTTAACTGAAGTGTTAGAAGCGATCGCGCTTTGGTTTCGTAGTTTGGGAATACCAGAACCGATTGTGCATTGGGGACACCCAGCAATGATGGCAATTGTCATATTTGTTATGGGTAGCTTTGTGGGATTTGCTGGATGGCGGGGACGAGTTGCGACAGATAAAGCTATCACCAGTAAGAGTTTGGCAGATCATCGGACATTAGCACCGTGGATGTTTTTGTTTATGGCGCTTGGTTATATCGGTGGTGTGTTGTCTTTGGTAATGCAACGTCAGCCGATTAGGGAAAGTCCGCATTTTTGGACAGGTTCGAGTTTGCTAGTGTTGTTGCTAGTGAATGCGGCGATCGCATTATTTGGTTTTGGACGCGATCAAGGTACATTACGCACAATTCACGCCTATTTCGGAAGTACAGTCCTCGGTTTGATGGTTCTTCATGCTGTATTCGGGTTGAAATTAGGTTTAGCGATTTAA